The Candidatus Korarchaeota archaeon NZ13-K genome window below encodes:
- a CDS encoding MEMO1 family protein → MGVRRPAVAGSFYPSRSDALLELMESLFRGAGASGIPRPDEAGERRVASMISPHAGYIYSGRTAASAYSILAQDGVPDSFVIVGPNHTGLGSAFAVTKSKFWETPLGRVEVDLELAEAISDHFNDLDFDDLAHAWEHSVEVQIPFLQAIYGSGLRVVPIVMGIQEPGPSVELGRAIALASEGMGRDVVVIASSDMSHYLPEDEAIRRDRAALEAILSMNVEALFRVIRDLDVSMCGPGPASVAISFAKLKGVSRGELVRYSTSAETSGDRSFVVGYASVVFRR, encoded by the coding sequence TTGGGGGTGAGGAGGCCAGCCGTAGCGGGCTCCTTCTACCCCTCCAGGAGCGACGCCCTGCTGGAGCTGATGGAATCCCTCTTCAGGGGCGCCGGCGCCAGCGGAATACCTCGGCCCGATGAGGCCGGGGAGAGGAGAGTAGCATCCATGATATCACCCCACGCCGGTTACATCTATTCGGGAAGGACTGCTGCCTCAGCTTACTCCATCCTAGCTCAAGACGGTGTTCCCGACAGCTTCGTTATAGTCGGTCCCAATCACACTGGCCTGGGGTCCGCGTTCGCCGTCACTAAATCCAAGTTCTGGGAGACCCCCCTGGGGAGGGTTGAGGTGGATCTCGAGCTCGCTGAGGCCATATCCGATCACTTCAACGATCTTGATTTCGATGATCTGGCTCACGCTTGGGAGCATTCCGTTGAGGTCCAGATACCGTTCTTGCAGGCCATCTACGGCTCCGGATTGAGGGTGGTCCCGATAGTCATGGGCATCCAAGAACCGGGCCCATCTGTTGAGCTGGGAAGGGCAATAGCCCTGGCATCGGAGGGCATGGGAAGGGATGTTGTCGTCATAGCTTCCTCGGACATGTCCCACTACCTGCCCGAGGATGAGGCCATCAGGAGGGACAGGGCCGCCCTGGAGGCCATCCTCAGCATGAACGTCGAGGCACTCTTCAGGGTCATTCGGGACCTAGATGTGAGCATGTGCGGCCCTGGGCCGGCGTCGGTGGCAATATCCTTCGCTAAGCTCAAGGGAGTTTCCAGGGGGGAGCTCGTCAGGTACTCCACTAGCGCTGAGACCAGCGGTGATAGGAGCTTCGTCGTCGGCTACGCCTCGGTGGTGTTCAGGAGATGA
- a CDS encoding replication factor C large subunit: METFSSLQCWPNLWRSVSRMGEVPWVEKYRPRTLDEIKGQKEAVEEIRSWIRDVREGKRVKPLLIVGPPGSGKTSAAHAIARELGYDAVEVNASDLRDREHLRYVVESSSAVSLLTGGRRIVILDEIDALPGEGYTIASLVKELIARGNVPVVMTANDPYERHLYEIRSLSTMVKFSRVRWQTVVSVLREICKREGLEVPEEVLTRIAKSSQGDLRAAINDLEGLVKGSHNLARYIGEKYGKRDIETDVFKVLSAVFYGENCYPAYLSSLNLDMDPDMLFRWIEENVAHVYEGSSLARAYEMLSLADLMRGRIIRTNNWRFLAYFTQLMTFGVCAAKEERPKGERLRPPEMIKQLSATKELRSRTKKFLEDIARRIHVSTASVRVEIVPLLVADAKAGGKIVRRLCRELGIRESDMREILSDLEEIYKLELEGKGA; this comes from the coding sequence ATGGAGACGTTCAGCTCGCTGCAATGCTGGCCAAACTTGTGGAGGTCGGTGAGTCGCATGGGAGAGGTTCCGTGGGTGGAGAAGTATAGGCCCAGGACATTGGATGAGATAAAGGGGCAGAAGGAGGCAGTGGAGGAGATAAGGAGCTGGATCAGGGATGTTAGAGAGGGTAAAAGGGTGAAGCCCCTGCTCATAGTCGGACCCCCCGGTTCTGGGAAGACATCCGCAGCCCATGCGATCGCTAGGGAGCTCGGCTACGATGCCGTGGAGGTCAACGCGAGCGATCTTCGGGACAGGGAACACCTTCGATATGTGGTCGAGAGCTCAAGCGCTGTGAGCCTGCTCACGGGTGGCAGGAGGATCGTGATACTTGATGAGATAGATGCGCTTCCGGGTGAGGGCTACACAATAGCATCGCTTGTGAAGGAGCTCATAGCGAGGGGGAACGTTCCAGTGGTCATGACGGCCAACGATCCCTATGAGAGGCACCTGTACGAGATAAGATCCCTATCAACGATGGTGAAGTTCTCAAGGGTGAGGTGGCAGACCGTCGTGAGCGTCCTCAGGGAGATATGCAAGAGGGAGGGGCTTGAGGTCCCCGAGGAGGTGCTGACGAGGATAGCGAAATCCAGTCAGGGCGATCTTAGGGCAGCTATAAACGATCTCGAGGGTCTGGTGAAGGGCTCGCACAACCTGGCGAGGTACATAGGTGAGAAGTATGGGAAGAGGGACATAGAGACGGATGTCTTCAAGGTGCTGAGTGCCGTATTCTACGGGGAGAACTGTTATCCAGCTTACCTATCCTCCCTGAACCTTGACATGGATCCCGACATGCTCTTCAGGTGGATAGAGGAGAACGTGGCTCACGTCTACGAGGGTAGCTCGCTGGCTCGGGCCTACGAGATGCTGTCGCTTGCGGACCTCATGAGGGGGAGAATAATAAGGACCAACAACTGGAGGTTCCTGGCCTACTTCACCCAGCTGATGACCTTCGGGGTCTGCGCAGCCAAGGAGGAGAGACCCAAAGGGGAGAGGCTCAGGCCCCCCGAGATGATAAAGCAGCTCTCTGCCACGAAGGAGTTGAGGTCTAGGACCAAGAAGTTCCTGGAGGACATAGCGAGGAGGATCCATGTATCCACCGCCTCCGTGAGGGTTGAGATCGTTCCCCTGCTCGTGGCTGATGCCAAGGCCGGTGGGAAGATCGTGAGGAGGTTGTGCAGGGAGTTGGGCATCAGGGAGAGTGACATGAGGGAGATACTATCCGATCTTGAGGAGATCTACAAGCTAGAGCTCGAAGGGAAGGGGGCTTAG
- a CDS encoding 30S ribosomal protein S2: MSYDDTSLANVPPVEDKDLLIPKQKYLLSGVHVGTGIRTKDMEKFIYRVRPDGLCILDIRKIDERIRMAGKFLARFDPERVLAVSARIYGFKPVRKFAEYTGAMHITGRILPGTLTNPQAPLHLEPDVVLLSDPRVDRQIHVESVKMGIPVVALVDADSMLENVDLAIPANNKGRRSLALVYWLLTREVLRQRKVIPMDGDLPESYEDFATRIMGVR; encoded by the coding sequence ATGAGCTACGATGATACGAGTTTGGCGAACGTTCCTCCCGTCGAGGACAAGGATCTGCTGATACCCAAGCAGAAGTACCTCCTCTCCGGAGTTCACGTGGGAACCGGGATAAGGACCAAGGACATGGAGAAGTTCATATACAGGGTCAGACCAGACGGTCTCTGCATACTCGACATAAGGAAGATAGATGAGCGAATAAGGATGGCTGGGAAGTTCCTCGCGAGGTTCGATCCCGAGAGAGTGCTCGCAGTGTCAGCCAGGATATACGGATTCAAGCCTGTCAGGAAGTTCGCCGAGTACACGGGAGCCATGCACATAACGGGCAGGATACTCCCAGGGACGCTGACGAATCCCCAGGCTCCACTTCACCTCGAACCTGACGTGGTTCTCCTCTCGGATCCAAGGGTGGACAGGCAGATACACGTTGAATCCGTGAAGATGGGGATCCCCGTGGTGGCCCTGGTCGATGCCGACAGCATGCTAGAGAACGTGGACCTCGCTATACCTGCAAACAACAAGGGAAGGAGATCCCTAGCTCTCGTCTACTGGCTCCTGACCAGGGAGGTGCTGAGGCAGAGGAAGGTCATCCCCATGGACGGGGATCTCCCCGAGAGTTATGAGGACTTCGCTACTAGAATAATGGGAGTAAGGTGA
- a CDS encoding replication factor C small subunit, with translation MTFELWVEKYRPKTLDDVVGQDDIIRALKGFVERRSMPHLLFAGPAGTGKTTTALALANDLYKSEELVASNYLELNASDERGIDTIRTKIKDFAKTAPFGDVPFKIIHLDEADNLTADAQQALRRIMEMYSATTRFIFACNYSSKIIEPIQSRCAVFRFGPIPEEAVKRRLMMIAEREGVSFTEEGISAIIYVAEGDLRRAINLLQTASVMASQVDSKVVYRVAGLAHPEEVRAMINSALKGKFLSAREALRNLMINYGMSAQDVIRQLNREIIASKTIPEKEKARLMIFLSEVDFRVTEGAHGDVQLAAMLAKLVEVGESHGRGSVGGEV, from the coding sequence ATGACGTTCGAGCTGTGGGTGGAGAAGTACAGACCGAAAACTCTGGACGATGTCGTGGGTCAGGATGACATAATAAGGGCATTGAAAGGTTTCGTCGAGAGGAGATCGATGCCTCACCTTTTATTCGCTGGACCCGCCGGCACCGGAAAGACGACCACCGCTTTGGCCTTGGCGAACGATCTCTACAAGTCCGAGGAGCTCGTGGCCTCGAACTACCTCGAGCTGAACGCGAGCGATGAGAGGGGGATAGACACCATCAGGACCAAGATAAAGGATTTCGCTAAGACAGCCCCATTCGGCGACGTCCCGTTCAAGATAATACACTTGGATGAGGCTGATAACCTCACAGCGGACGCCCAGCAGGCATTGAGGAGGATAATGGAGATGTACTCAGCTACCACGAGGTTCATATTCGCCTGCAACTACTCATCGAAGATAATAGAGCCGATACAGTCCAGGTGCGCCGTCTTCAGGTTCGGCCCCATCCCGGAGGAGGCCGTTAAGAGGAGGCTGATGATGATAGCTGAGAGGGAGGGGGTCAGCTTCACGGAGGAAGGGATATCCGCCATAATATACGTGGCCGAGGGGGATCTCAGGAGGGCCATAAATCTGCTTCAGACCGCCTCCGTGATGGCCAGCCAGGTGGACTCCAAGGTGGTCTACAGGGTCGCGGGACTCGCTCATCCTGAGGAGGTGAGGGCGATGATAAACTCCGCCCTCAAGGGGAAGTTCCTCTCAGCCAGGGAGGCCCTGAGGAACCTGATGATAAACTACGGGATGTCCGCCCAGGACGTGATAAGACAGCTCAACAGGGAGATAATCGCTAGCAAGACGATACCGGAGAAGGAGAAAGCCAGACTGATGATATTCCTCAGTGAGGTAGACTTCAGAGTGACCGAAGGGGCCCATGGAGACGTTCAGCTCGCTGCAATGCTGGCCAAACTTGTGGAGGTCGGTGAGTCGCATGGGAGAGGTTCCGTGGGTGGAGAAGTATAG
- a CDS encoding type 2 isopentenyl-diphosphate Delta-isomerase, which yields MSDLTNRRKAEHINMALLDEVDLSSRCNWFDFVRLVHNALPDHSFDDVDLSWRFLGYELEAPLLIEGMTGGHETALSINEALAKAAQNERVAVGVGSQRAALLESSLVKTYRIVRDIAQDVPVIANLGISHVLGEEGIDNAKRAVEMIDADAIAIHLNPLQEIIQPEGDKDFSDSLIALRDLVRELDVPVIVKEVGSGVSHELSLTLRSVGVEYLDVAGQGGTSWSLIEGKRAPEGSMEREASIRFADWGIPTPISIIEASKADLNVIGSGGVRSGLDAAKCIALGARAAGAARPFLLAAMRGAEDVTRLLRSFKFELKLALFLTGSLTPDQLRLRRSYYLLEPLLSLARSRLTFLYS from the coding sequence ATGAGCGATCTCACGAACAGGAGGAAGGCAGAGCACATAAACATGGCGTTACTCGATGAGGTGGATCTCTCCTCGAGGTGCAACTGGTTCGACTTCGTCAGGTTGGTGCACAACGCTCTACCCGATCATTCCTTTGACGACGTCGACCTGAGCTGGAGGTTTTTGGGGTACGAGCTAGAGGCCCCCCTGCTCATAGAGGGTATGACCGGGGGACATGAGACGGCACTCTCCATAAACGAAGCCCTAGCAAAGGCCGCCCAAAACGAGAGGGTAGCTGTTGGTGTCGGTAGCCAGAGAGCTGCTTTATTGGAGAGTTCGTTGGTAAAAACATACAGAATAGTGAGAGATATCGCCCAAGACGTCCCTGTTATTGCCAATCTTGGGATATCCCACGTGCTCGGGGAGGAGGGCATCGATAACGCGAAGAGGGCCGTTGAAATGATAGATGCTGATGCCATAGCCATACATTTGAACCCGCTTCAGGAGATAATTCAACCTGAAGGTGATAAAGACTTCTCAGATTCGCTTATAGCTCTGAGAGATCTAGTGAGGGAGCTTGACGTCCCCGTGATCGTTAAGGAGGTGGGTAGCGGCGTCTCTCACGAGCTCTCGCTCACACTGAGGAGTGTCGGCGTGGAGTACTTGGACGTTGCGGGCCAGGGGGGAACCAGCTGGTCCCTGATAGAGGGTAAGAGGGCCCCCGAGGGGTCCATGGAGAGGGAGGCCTCCATCAGGTTCGCTGACTGGGGAATACCGACACCGATATCAATAATTGAGGCCTCAAAGGCCGATTTAAATGTGATAGGCTCCGGTGGAGTCCGATCCGGTCTGGATGCGGCCAAATGCATAGCCCTAGGGGCCAGGGCGGCGGGAGCGGCCAGGCCCTTCCTCCTGGCAGCGATGAGGGGGGCTGAGGATGTGACAAGATTACTGAGAAGCTTCAAATTTGAGTTGAAGCTGGCTCTTTTTCTCACTGGCTCTCTGACACCCGATCAGCTCAGGTTGAGGAGGTCATACTACC
- a CDS encoding DNA-directed RNA polymerase subunit N, which translates to MFPVRCFTCGSVIGDKWEEFSRRVLAGEDPGRVLDSMNVTRYCCRRMFLTHIELADLELSFSPLMER; encoded by the coding sequence ATGTTCCCGGTGAGGTGCTTCACCTGCGGCAGTGTGATAGGGGACAAGTGGGAGGAGTTCTCCAGAAGAGTCCTGGCTGGGGAGGACCCCGGGAGGGTGCTGGACTCCATGAACGTAACCAGATACTGCTGCAGGAGGATGTTCCTAACCCATATAGAGCTCGCAGACCTGGAGCTGTCCTTCTCACCCCTGATGGAGAGGTGA